One Catharus ustulatus isolate bCatUst1 chromosome 2, bCatUst1.pri.v2, whole genome shotgun sequence genomic window carries:
- the FILIP1L gene encoding filamin A-interacting protein 1-like isoform X2 — MVVDEQQRLTEQLNQQSKKIQELTTSTEEAHKKLTFAEAKIQEEKQRSSRLEAEIHAQSSKTSQDQEAMMAKLTNEDSQNRQLRLKLTTLSRQIDELEETNKSLRKAEEELQDLRDKINKGECGNAALMTEVEELRKRLLEMEGKDEELIKMEDQCRELNRKLEKEASQSKNLKGEVDKLNKRIMELEKLEDAFNKSKQECYSLKCNLEREKMLTKQLSHELDGLKARVGELEAIESKLEKTECTLKEDLTKLKSLTVMLVDERKAMGEKIKQTEEKLQAATSQLQVEQNKVMSVTEKLMEENKKALKSKSDAEEKMSSVTKERDELKNKLKAEEEKGSDLVSKVNILSKRLQSLEDVEKEFLKNKRKEGTKSSTSLQQENNIIKELSQEVERLKQKLNEMKSVEDDLMKTEDEFESLERKYVSERDRAKLLSEELEAVKMELARYKLTEKAECNQERLLKKLREEEAKSSHLSREVDALKEKVHEYVATEDLICHLRGDHTVLQRKLLQQENKNRELAREMESLTKELERYRSFSKNIRPALNGKKIPDVQVFSKEIQTDPADNEPPDYKTLMPLERTVINGQLYEDSDNEEEQTASFKSNSSTANAANKKLWIPWMRSKDSHPQNGKIHTKQNGNCAQTGDLVLSHTPGQPLHIKVTPDHGQNTATLEITSPTTESPHSYTSTAVIPNCGTPKQRITIIQNASLTPVKSKPGEGYMTPEHVISPITMTTFARSQTPESCGSLTPERTMSPLALPGSSSQEQTLSSEPLEMGAKHAVFRVSPDRQSSWQFQRSNSTGSSVITTEDNKIHIHLGSPYVQALTNSKPISPCNAVQDNRTPALANGLPTKPTNKITSSITITPSATPLPRQSQITITNTFHRSIPTRIPKPKPASTTKAPVKIPTGHLNKPLQDSPSGKIRIIRTVSKACLQSGGRRVHSNSLNGSTDNTWKNSLHIGVSLRTAKS; from the exons ATGGTGGTGGATGAACAGCAAAGACTCACTGAGCAGTTGAatcaacaaagtaaaaaaattcaagaattaACCACTTCTACAGAGGAAGCACACAAAAAGCTGACTTTTGCTGAAGCAAAAATTcaagaagagaaacagagatCCAGCAGGCTGGAGGCTGAAATCCACGCCCAGAGCAGTAAGACCTCCCAAGACCAAGAAGCAATGATGGCCAAACTAACCAATGAAGACAGTCAGAATCGCCAGCTCCGGCTAAAATTAACAACTCTCAGCCGGCAAATCGATGAGCTGGAAGAGACCAACAAATCTTTACGAAAAGCAGAAGAAGAACTGCAAGACCTAAGGGATAAGATAAATAAAGGAGAGTGTGGGAACGCTGCACTTATGACTGAAGTAGAAGAACTACGGAAACGACTGCTGGAGATGgaaggaaaagatgaagagCTCATAAAAATGGAAGATCAGTGCAGAGAACTTAATAGAAAGTTAGAAAAAGAAGCATCACAGAGCAAGAACCTTAAAGGCGAAGTTGATAAACTGAACAAAAGAATTATGGAGCTGGAGAAACTAGAAGATGCTTTCAACAAGAGTAAACAGGAATGTTACTCCCTGAAATGCAAcctagaaagagaaaaaatgttaaCAAAGCAGTTGTCCCATGAGTTGGATGGTTTAAAAGCTAGAGTTGGTGAGCTTGAAGCAATTGAAAGCAAATTAGAAAAAACTGAGTGTACACTTAAAGAAGATTTAACAAAGTTGAAGAGTTTAACAGTGATGCTTGTAGATGAAAGAAAAGCTATgggtgaaaaaataaagcaaacagaagaaaagctgcAAGCTGCAACTTCTCAGCTTCAGGTGGAACAAAATAAAGTGATGTCAGTTACAGAAAAGCTgatggaggaaaataaaaaggcactGAAATCGAAATctgatgcagaagaaaaaatgtcCAGTGTTACAAAAGAAAGAGatgaactgaaaaacaaactcaaagcagaagaggagaaaggaagtgATCTTGTTTCTAAAGTGAATATTCTAAGTAAAAGACTTCAGTCTCTGGAAGATGTTGAAAAAGagtttcttaaaaataaacGTAAGGAGGGTACTAAATCTAGCACCTccttgcagcaggaaaacaacatAATCAAAGAGCTTTCTCAAGAAGTTGAGAGGCTTAAGCAGAAGCTCAATGAAATGAAGTCTGTAGAAGATGATCTTATGAAAACTGAAGATGAATTTGAATCTCTAGAACGAAAATATGTCAGTGAACGGGACAGAGCCAAGCTCCTCTCAGAGGAGTTGGAGGCTGTGAAAATGGAATTGGCAAGGTATAAATTAACAGAAAAGGCAGAGTGCAATCAGGAGCGCCTTTTAAAGAAACTCAGAGAAGAGGAAGCTAAATCGAGTCACCTTTCCAGAGAAGTAGATGCACTGAAAGAGAAAGTTCATGAATACGTGGCAACAGAAGACCTAATCTGTCACCTGCGAGGTGATCACACAGTCTTACAGAGGAAACTCCtccagcaagaaaacaaaaacagggaGTTAGCAAGAGAAATGGAAAGCCTCACGAAAGAACTGGAGAGGTACAGATCCTTCAGCAAGAACATCAGGCCTGCTctcaatggaaagaaaattccagATGTACAagttttttctaaagaaatccAAACAGATCCAGCAGACAATGAACCACCTGATTACAAAACCCTCATGCCTTTAGAGCGAACAGTCATAAATGGGCAGCTCTATGAAGACAGTGATAATGAGGAGGAACAAACAGCATCTTTCAAAAGCAACTCATCCACAGCAAATGCCgcaaacaaaaaattatggATCCCTTGGATGAGGTCCAAAGACAGCCATCCTCAAAATGGAAAGATACACACAAAGCAAAATGGAAACTGTGCACAGACTGGAGATCTAGTACTAAGCCATACACCTGGCCAGCCCCTTCACATAAAAGTAACTCCAGACCATGGACAGAATACAGCAACCCTTGAAATAACCAGTCCTACCACTGAAAGCCCTCACTCCTACACAAGCACAGCAGTCATACCCAACTGTGGCACTCCAAAGCAAAGAATAACCATAATTCAAAATGCCTCCTTAACACCTGTAAAATCAAAACCAGGAGAAGGTTACATGACTCCAGAGCATGTAATTTCTCCTATTACCATGACTACTTTTGCAAGATCCCAAACTCCTGAATCGTGTGGTTCTTTAACTCCTGAAAGAACAATGTCCCCTTTGGCTTTACCTGGCTCAAGTTCTCAGGAACAAACACTCTCCTCGGAGCCTTTGGAAATGGGGGCTAAGCATGCTGTTTTTAGAGTATCCCCAGACAGGCAGTCATCATGGCAGTTTCAGAGATCCAACAGCACAGGATCAAGTGTAATAACTACTGAGGATAACAAAATCCACATTCATTTAGGAAGTCCTTATGTCCAAGCTCTCACCAATTCCAAGCCCATCAGCCCTTGCAATGCAGTGCAAGACAACAGAACTCCAGCATTAGCTAATGGCCTACCCACTAAGCCCACCAATAAAATCACCAGCAGTATTACTATCACACCATCAGCCACTCCTCTGCCACGGCAATCACAAATTACA ATTACCAATACTTTCCATCGTTCAATTCCGACTCGGATCCCCAAACCAAAGCCTGCAAGCACAACCAAAGCACCTGTCAAAATTCCTACTGGACATCTCAACAAACCACTCCAAGACAGCCCTTCTGGAAAGATACGCATTATAAGGACTGTGTCTAAAGCCTGCCTTCAAAGTGGAGGGAGaag AGTGCATTCCAACAGTCTAAATGGCTCAACTGATAATACGTGGAAAAACTCCTTACACATAGGTGTTTCTTTAAGAACTGCCAAATCCTAA